A single region of the Silene latifolia isolate original U9 population chromosome 8, ASM4854445v1, whole genome shotgun sequence genome encodes:
- the LOC141594243 gene encoding uncharacterized protein LOC141594243, with protein MSTISSLVISILCMIFLRISVVDGRHIGVVKDDERPIFIAQDATKDIATPKMEQTTNTPSRMTITSSNNVHDKTKVEEVRNKKKMSKLTQVQYQHEERMIPNNSKHIKGNKFRKVEVTWRVPRNKNGVPYTGY; from the exons ATGTCAACCATCTCCTCTCTTGTTATTTCTATTTTATGTATGATCTTCCTAAGAATAAGTGTCGTTGATGGCCGCCATATCGGTGTTGTGAAAGACGATGAGCGTCCGATCTTCATAGCTCAAGATGCTACAAAG GATATTGCGACACCAAAAATGGAACAAACCACAAACACCCCGTCACGAATGACTATAACATCGTCTAATAATGTACACGATAAGACGAAGGTCGAAGAAGTGCGAAACAAGAAGAAAATGAGCAAACTCACTCAAGTTCAATATCAACATGAAGAGAGGATGATCCCTAATAACTCAAAGCACATCAAAGGTAATAAGTTTCGGAAAGTCGAGGTAACGTGGCGTGTACCAAGGAACAAAAATGGCGTACCTTATACAG GATATTAA